One Panicum virgatum strain AP13 chromosome 9K, P.virgatum_v5, whole genome shotgun sequence genomic region harbors:
- the LOC120651536 gene encoding probable replication factor A 73 kDa subunit isoform X2 → MIPIQGELTTISDLRLSTTNAVLHVRVSRMWEFREGGNEKGNIKHLDLVLIDLKGDAIYAEIPPDVIPILKPQLREKLIIFVGKFIVEKAKPGYKVVHNPYMLRLNRRTTIATSNANDLDFPKYTFSLTPIEILPQFVKNKERFLVVRNTAGDLMMRRIIKLQNLSGNTMDLSLSGMRALELDGDAVLKIGQKNHIIAIFVGTLMKQYKDGTQFLSGTSACRWYINENDIPAIKAFQRSLPVDATPVEKIDLPNEDQTHVAFEERNLLQLNDIDPFTQKDERYQCTVTIIGIPEKQHWCYRACRVCSSKMISAPDGFQCTKDGGCPSKQFEWKYKIPFIVADGTYTLEFMMFERRATELIGKSAETLRKYNDPDIIPNEISQWIGHKFTFVVRILYKKSMRTEHPSFEVLLIKDRHGKQAVLPLLNTQSSAQETGTSSALLPTKDLPELMTISSKTPTDQELAMLTQYFGEFDDMDIDKSPRDWDDTPSAAKRRPYDDIEDDDNKQVFKKGKKSHMQSSTK, encoded by the exons ATGATACCAATACAGGGAGAGCTAACTACAATATCTGATCTGCGTCTATCAACAACCAATGCTGTTTTACATGTAAGAGTTTCAAGGATGTGGGAATTCAGAGAAGGAGGAAATGAGAAAGGAAATATAAAACATCTTGACTTGGTTCTCATTGACCTCAAG GGTGATGCAATCTATGCTGAAATACCACCAGATGTcataccaattttgaagcctcAACTAAGAGAAAAACTAATCATATTCGTTGGCAAATTTATAGTTGAAAAAGCTAAACCTGGATATAAGGTGGTTCACAACCCATATATGCTGAGGCTTAACAGAAGGACTACTATTGCCACATCAAATGCTAATGATCTGGATTTTCCAAAGTACACATTCTCATTAACTCCAATCGAAATATTGCCACAATTTGTTAAAAACAAAGAACGTTTCCTAG TAGTGCGCAACACTGCAGGGGACCTCATGATGAGAAGAATAATAAAACTCCAGAACCTAAG CGGAAATACAATGGATTTATCTCTATCTGGCATGCGGGCTTTAGAGCTCGATGGTGACGCTGTCCTTAAAATTGGACAAAAGAATCACATAATTGCTATCTTTGTTGGCACCTTAATGAAACAGTATAAAGATGGAACACAATTTCTAAGCGGAACATCAGCTTGTCGCTGGTACATCAACGAGAATGATATACCTGCTATAAAAGCATTTCAAAGAAG CTTACCAGTAGACGCAACACCTGTTGAAAAAATTGATTTACCAAATGAAGATCAGACTCATGTAGCTTTTGAAGAAAGAAATCTGTTACAACTGAACGACATAGATCCTTTTACTCAAAAG GATGAACGATATCAGTGCACTGTAACAATCATAGGAATACCAGAGAAACAACATTGGTGCTATCGTGCTTGTCGTGTATGCTCATCAAAAATGATATCAGCACCTGATGGGTTCCAGTGTACAAAGGATGGAGGCTGCCCTTCAAAACAATTTGAATGGAA GTACAAAATACCATTTATAGTTGCAGATGGCACATATACTCTTGAGTTCATGATGTTCGAAAGAAGAGCTACCGAACTTATTGGTAAAAGTGCTGAAACATTAAGGAAATACAATGACCCAGATATAATTCCAAACGAAATTTCACAATGGATTGGGCACAAGTTCACATTTGTTGTAAGGATTTTATATAAAAAGAGTATGAGGACTGAACATCCATCATTTGAGGTTCTGTTGATAAAAGATCGCCATGGAAAGCAAGCAGTACTCCCATTGTTAAACACTCAATCATCAGCACAAGAAACAGGAACATCATCAGCTTTACTTCCAACCAAGGATCTACCTGAACTAATGACTATATCTTCGAAAACACCAACAGATCAG GAACTTGCAATGCTAACTCAATACTTTGGAGAATTTGATGATATGGACATTGATAAGTCGCCAAG AGATTGGGATGATACACCATCTGCAGCTAAAAGAAGGCCTTATGATGATATTGAGGATGATGACAACAAACAGGTGTTTAAGAAAGGCAAGAAATCTCATATGCAGTCATCAACCAAGTAA
- the LOC120651536 gene encoding probable replication factor A 73 kDa subunit isoform X1, translating into MIPIQGELTTISDLRLSTTNAVLHVRVSRMWEFREGGNEKGNIKHLDLVLIDLKGDAIYAEIPPDVIPILKPQLREKLIIFVGKFIVEKAKPGYKVVHNPYMLRLNRRTTIATSNANDLDFPKYTFSLTPIEILPQFVKNKERFLDVLGKITAVSNPAVVRNTAGDLMMRRIIKLQNLSGNTMDLSLSGMRALELDGDAVLKIGQKNHIIAIFVGTLMKQYKDGTQFLSGTSACRWYINENDIPAIKAFQRSLPVDATPVEKIDLPNEDQTHVAFEERNLLQLNDIDPFTQKDERYQCTVTIIGIPEKQHWCYRACRVCSSKMISAPDGFQCTKDGGCPSKQFEWKYKIPFIVADGTYTLEFMMFERRATELIGKSAETLRKYNDPDIIPNEISQWIGHKFTFVVRILYKKSMRTEHPSFEVLLIKDRHGKQAVLPLLNTQSSAQETGTSSALLPTKDLPELMTISSKTPTDQELAMLTQYFGEFDDMDIDKSPRDWDDTPSAAKRRPYDDIEDDDNKQVFKKGKKSHMQSSTK; encoded by the exons ATGATACCAATACAGGGAGAGCTAACTACAATATCTGATCTGCGTCTATCAACAACCAATGCTGTTTTACATGTAAGAGTTTCAAGGATGTGGGAATTCAGAGAAGGAGGAAATGAGAAAGGAAATATAAAACATCTTGACTTGGTTCTCATTGACCTCAAG GGTGATGCAATCTATGCTGAAATACCACCAGATGTcataccaattttgaagcctcAACTAAGAGAAAAACTAATCATATTCGTTGGCAAATTTATAGTTGAAAAAGCTAAACCTGGATATAAGGTGGTTCACAACCCATATATGCTGAGGCTTAACAGAAGGACTACTATTGCCACATCAAATGCTAATGATCTGGATTTTCCAAAGTACACATTCTCATTAACTCCAATCGAAATATTGCCACAATTTGTTAAAAACAAAGAACGTTTCCTAG ACGTGCTTGGAAAAATCACCGCTGTATCAAATCCTGCAGTAGTGCGCAACACTGCAGGGGACCTCATGATGAGAAGAATAATAAAACTCCAGAACCTAAG CGGAAATACAATGGATTTATCTCTATCTGGCATGCGGGCTTTAGAGCTCGATGGTGACGCTGTCCTTAAAATTGGACAAAAGAATCACATAATTGCTATCTTTGTTGGCACCTTAATGAAACAGTATAAAGATGGAACACAATTTCTAAGCGGAACATCAGCTTGTCGCTGGTACATCAACGAGAATGATATACCTGCTATAAAAGCATTTCAAAGAAG CTTACCAGTAGACGCAACACCTGTTGAAAAAATTGATTTACCAAATGAAGATCAGACTCATGTAGCTTTTGAAGAAAGAAATCTGTTACAACTGAACGACATAGATCCTTTTACTCAAAAG GATGAACGATATCAGTGCACTGTAACAATCATAGGAATACCAGAGAAACAACATTGGTGCTATCGTGCTTGTCGTGTATGCTCATCAAAAATGATATCAGCACCTGATGGGTTCCAGTGTACAAAGGATGGAGGCTGCCCTTCAAAACAATTTGAATGGAA GTACAAAATACCATTTATAGTTGCAGATGGCACATATACTCTTGAGTTCATGATGTTCGAAAGAAGAGCTACCGAACTTATTGGTAAAAGTGCTGAAACATTAAGGAAATACAATGACCCAGATATAATTCCAAACGAAATTTCACAATGGATTGGGCACAAGTTCACATTTGTTGTAAGGATTTTATATAAAAAGAGTATGAGGACTGAACATCCATCATTTGAGGTTCTGTTGATAAAAGATCGCCATGGAAAGCAAGCAGTACTCCCATTGTTAAACACTCAATCATCAGCACAAGAAACAGGAACATCATCAGCTTTACTTCCAACCAAGGATCTACCTGAACTAATGACTATATCTTCGAAAACACCAACAGATCAG GAACTTGCAATGCTAACTCAATACTTTGGAGAATTTGATGATATGGACATTGATAAGTCGCCAAG AGATTGGGATGATACACCATCTGCAGCTAAAAGAAGGCCTTATGATGATATTGAGGATGATGACAACAAACAGGTGTTTAAGAAAGGCAAGAAATCTCATATGCAGTCATCAACCAAGTAA